Genomic DNA from Nonomuraea rubra:
GCGCAGGCTGCTGGCGCTGCCCGAATGGAGCGGCCAGGTGCGGGTGCTCGCCGGGGCGGCCGGGCTCGACGCGCCGGTACGCGCCGTCCGGCCCCTCGCCGACCCGGCGGCCGGTCATGCCGTCGCCGCCGACGAGCTGGTCATCGTCACGGTCCCGCCGCAGCCCGCCGACTGGCGCCTGGACGCGTTGTTGCGCCGCGTGGTGGACGCCGGCGGCGCAGGCGTGCTCGTCCCCTGCGGCCCGCCACCGAGCACCGTGGCCGCGCCGGGTACCGGCACGACAGCGGGCCCCGGTGCGGTGGCGGGCTCCGGCGCGGTGGTGGGCTCCGGCGCGGTGGTGGGCTCCGGGGCGACGGCGCGCTTCGGAGCGGTGACAGGGGTGGAGGTGTCGCGGGCGACGTTGTTGCTGGCCGATCGGCTCGGGTTGCCGTTGCTCGGCGCCGTGGGTGGTGACCCGCTGGACCTGGTCGTCGCCGCCCGGCTGCTGCTGGCCGAGCCCGAGATCGACCGCGCCCGGCTCGTGCTGGCCGCCCATCGCGCCTTCGACAACCGCACCTGCACCCCCGAGGACGTGGTACGCGGGCTGCAGGACCTGCTCGGCGTCCCGGTGGCGCTGCTCGACGACCGCGGGCAGCCGCTGGCCGGGGAGATCGCCGAGCCCGGCGCCGTACGCGTGGACGAGTTCGTCCCGCAGCGCGTGCCGCTGGACGGCGGGATGCTGCTGGCCCACCCGGCGCTGCTGCCGCACCCGGCGCGGCCGACGCTCTGGCTGGTGGCCGAGCTGCGGGGCACGGCGGCGGCGCGGGCCGAGATCGTGCCTCCCGCCCTGGCCGTGGCCGCCGCCGCGGTGCAGCGCTGGCTGCTGGTCCACCGCGTGGAGCTGGAGCGCGACGCGCGGGCCCGTACCGCGTTGCTGGGCGACCTGCTGCGGCTGGACGCCGAGCCCTCGGCCCAGCTGCGCAGGCGGGTGGCCGACGCGGGATGGCAGCTCGGCGGCTGGCACGTCGGCCTGCGCATCGGCGCGGTCCCGGCGCTCGACCTCGTGCCGTGGACGGCCGAGATCTCCCGCGTCCTGCGCGCGGAGGGCGTCGAGGCGGTGGTCGTCGAGCACGGCGAGGGATGGACGGGCTGGACCACGTTCGCCCAGGAGCCCACGCCCGCGCGGGTCCGCACCCTCGCCGCCAAGCTGCGCGCAGCCCACAGGAAGCTGCGCGGCTCGATCGCCGACCACATGGGGGTCGGGAGGCCGCACCCCTGGCCGGAGGGGCTGGCCGGCACGGTGGCGGAGGCCACGGACGCCGCCAGGCTCGCCGCGACCCGCCCGGAGGCGGGCTTCTTCCTCCAGGTGGACCAGCTCGGCATGGCCCAGCTCCTGCTGGAGTGGACCAGGACCGACACGTTCGAGCCAGCCGCCCGCGCGCTGCTCGCGCCCCTGCGCGACCAGCCGGGCGACCTCATCCGTACGCTGTCGGCCTACCTGGACGCGGAGTCGTCGATCGCGGAGACGGCCGCCGTGCTGGGGGTGCACCGCAACACCGTGGCGGCCCGCATCGACCGGGTGGAGCGGCTGCTGGGGGTGGACCTCGGCCACCGGGACGAGCGCCTGGCCCTCCACCTGGCCTGCCGCACGGTCACCCTGCCCGGCCGCTGACCCGCCGCCCCCTGCCAGGAGGTCAGCGACCGCGCAGGCAGCGGTCCAGTTCGGCGCGCAGGACGCGCTGGAAGGCGTCGACGTGGTGGGCGTTCATGAGCGTGTAGTGCTCGCCTGGCACCTCCAGGTACCGGTTCTCGCCGCGGGTGAAGTCGTCCCATTTGCGCAGGTCGTGGTCGAGCCAGTCCTGCTTGGTGCCGCGCAGCGGGATGGCGTAGAAGACGCTGACCGAGGCGACGGTGCCGCTCGGCTCGTAGGAGCGGCCCGCCCGTACCAGGGACTGGGCCAGATCCACCCACGCGGCGAACTGGTCGCGGCCGAGGTCCAGCTCGGCCAGGCGGCGCTTGGAGGCGGCGGCCATGATGCGGTCGATCTGGCGCGGCGCGGGCAGGTCGCGGAGCGCCGGCTGCAGCGCGCCGGCCTCCGCCGGGGCGAGCAGGTCGAGGAAGAGCGCCAGGTGCAGGGCGCCCTCGGTGAAGTCGAGCTCGTTCATGCGCTGCCGGATGTGCGGCGGCAGGTTGAAGATGCCGACGAAGTCGACCCGCTCCCCCAGCCCCTCCAGGGCCTTGGCGATCTCGAACGCGACCGCACCGCCGTAGGAGTAGCCCGCGATCGCGTACGGGCCGACGGGCTGGCGCAGCCGGATCGCGTCCACGTAGCAGGAGACCATCTCCTCGAAGCTGCCGAAGTGCGGCTCCCCCGGGCCGAACCCGCGCGCCCGCAGGGCGTGGAACGGGCGCTCGCCGGTGAAGTAGCCGGCGAGGTTGACGAAGACGAGCACCTCCCCCACGCCGGGGTGCACGCAGAACAGCGGCGTGCCCTCGCCGGTCTGCTGGAGCGGCACGATCGGGTCGTACGGCGTGTTCTGCCCGGGTTCGCCGTCCAGGAGCGCGGCCAGCGCGCGGACGGTGGGCGCGCGCAGGATCGCCGTGGGAGGCAGGTCGCGGCCGGGGAAGTCGCGGCGCAGGCGCTGCTTCAGCCGCAGCACGTCCAGGGAGGTACCGCCGAGCTCCAGGAAGTTCGCCGTGGCGCCGACCTCGGCCGGCCGCAGCCCGAACAGGTCGGCGTAGGCGCCGGCGACG
This window encodes:
- a CDS encoding helix-turn-helix domain-containing protein, whose translation is MTSVRRLLALPEWSGQVRVLAGAAGLDAPVRAVRPLADPAAGHAVAADELVIVTVPPQPADWRLDALLRRVVDAGGAGVLVPCGPPPSTVAAPGTGTTAGPGAVAGSGAVVGSGAVVGSGATARFGAVTGVEVSRATLLLADRLGLPLLGAVGGDPLDLVVAARLLLAEPEIDRARLVLAAHRAFDNRTCTPEDVVRGLQDLLGVPVALLDDRGQPLAGEIAEPGAVRVDEFVPQRVPLDGGMLLAHPALLPHPARPTLWLVAELRGTAAARAEIVPPALAVAAAAVQRWLLVHRVELERDARARTALLGDLLRLDAEPSAQLRRRVADAGWQLGGWHVGLRIGAVPALDLVPWTAEISRVLRAEGVEAVVVEHGEGWTGWTTFAQEPTPARVRTLAAKLRAAHRKLRGSIADHMGVGRPHPWPEGLAGTVAEATDAARLAATRPEAGFFLQVDQLGMAQLLLEWTRTDTFEPAARALLAPLRDQPGDLIRTLSAYLDAESSIAETAAVLGVHRNTVAARIDRVERLLGVDLGHRDERLALHLACRTVTLPGR